One window of Rasiella rasia genomic DNA carries:
- a CDS encoding DUF2851 family protein, which produces MKEDFLHYVWKYQKLTTALLTTISGETVSVVHPGLHNTNAGPDFLNAQLVIDGQLWAGNVEIHVKSSDWYAHKHQDDFNYDSVLLHVVWEYNVAVFRENDEPILTVAIKDRVTPAAVIGYKSLLSGHARFINCEQNFALVKEFTLENWLERVYIDRLQQKIVPLEKELRKTNNHWELLLFRQLCKTFGLKVNGESFASIAHSFPFSVVQRCKGNVFMLEALLFGQAGLLLGELEDAYAQRLQREYHYLVKKFKLSNSTVIAPKFFRLRPANFPTLRLSQLAVLYATSDYLFSSIINCTDKDAYYKVFNISASAYWKTHYNFGVTSLEKEKALTKSFIDLVLLNTVIPIVFCYAKLEGKEVSEEIIDLAASIAPELNSIVKQFNSLRPIANNALKSQALLQLKKHYCDANRCLDCAVGHTLLHES; this is translated from the coding sequence ATGAAAGAAGATTTTCTTCACTATGTGTGGAAGTATCAAAAACTGACTACTGCGTTACTAACTACAATTTCTGGAGAGACGGTTTCTGTAGTTCATCCCGGATTACACAATACCAATGCAGGTCCCGATTTTTTAAATGCACAGCTTGTAATAGATGGGCAACTTTGGGCGGGTAACGTAGAAATTCATGTCAAGTCATCAGATTGGTATGCACATAAGCATCAAGACGATTTTAATTACGACAGTGTTTTGTTACATGTGGTCTGGGAATACAATGTCGCTGTTTTTCGAGAAAATGACGAACCAATCCTAACGGTAGCAATAAAAGACCGAGTAACGCCAGCTGCCGTTATTGGGTATAAATCGTTGCTTTCTGGTCATGCTCGATTTATTAATTGTGAGCAGAATTTTGCATTGGTAAAAGAATTTACCCTTGAGAACTGGTTAGAACGTGTGTATATAGATCGGTTACAACAAAAAATAGTACCACTGGAAAAAGAACTACGTAAAACTAATAATCATTGGGAATTGCTACTGTTTAGGCAATTGTGCAAGACCTTTGGTTTAAAAGTGAATGGCGAATCGTTTGCCAGTATAGCCCACTCGTTTCCATTTTCGGTGGTGCAGAGGTGTAAAGGCAATGTGTTTATGTTGGAAGCCTTGTTATTTGGGCAAGCAGGGTTGCTCTTGGGCGAGTTAGAAGATGCATATGCGCAAAGGTTACAAAGAGAATATCACTATCTGGTAAAGAAGTTTAAGTTGTCAAATAGTACAGTGATTGCGCCAAAATTCTTTCGATTGCGGCCAGCAAATTTCCCAACCCTACGTTTGTCTCAATTGGCTGTTTTGTATGCAACTAGTGATTATTTATTTTCATCAATAATTAATTGTACAGATAAAGATGCGTATTACAAGGTGTTCAACATTTCTGCAAGTGCGTACTGGAAAACACATTACAACTTTGGGGTTACTTCTTTAGAAAAGGAAAAAGCACTTACAAAAAGCTTTATAGATTTGGTACTGCTTAATACCGTAATACCCATTGTATTTTGTTATGCGAAACTGGAAGGAAAGGAAGTTTCCGAAGAAATAATTGATCTAGCTGCATCTATTGCGCCTGAACTAAATAGTATAGTAAAACAATTTAACAGCCTTAGACCAATAGCCAATAATGCATTAAAAAGTCAAGCCTTGTTACAGCTTAAAAAGCATTATTGTGATGCCAATAGGTGTTTAGACTGTGCGGTAGGTCATACGTTGTTGCATGAATCGTAA
- a CDS encoding ABC transporter permease — MNFEYFIAKRIIAAKDYKSSISGPIIKIAITAIAIGIIMMLVSIATTLGFQKKIHEKVSAFNGDILITNYDTNQSNDSQIPISKKQAFYPKYTSVEGIEHIQITASKGAVIRTATTFEGVVVKGVGTDYNWTYFKEFLREGRLPEYTGELNEEILISEYLANRLDLKLNDKVVTFFLQQGKTQKTRNRGFKVVGIYNSGFQQFDEQYLIADIRHIQFLNKWEDDQIGAFEVFVSDFDDINTVGAAVYQDVGSKLDAVTIRQKYGSIFEWLDLFDFNVALIIGIMILVAGINMITALLVLILERTQMIGILKALGSSDWSVRKVFLYNAMYLILVGLFWGNVIGLGLLLTQKYFKLFPLNPDTYYVTEAPVYLDFGFIVLLNVGTFILCLLMLLVPSYIIAKISPVKAIRFE, encoded by the coding sequence GTGAATTTCGAATATTTCATCGCCAAGCGCATCATTGCTGCTAAGGATTATAAAAGTAGTATTTCAGGACCAATAATAAAAATTGCAATCACTGCAATTGCTATTGGAATTATCATGATGTTGGTAAGTATAGCCACCACTCTAGGATTTCAGAAAAAAATACATGAGAAGGTATCTGCATTCAACGGAGATATCCTCATTACCAACTACGATACCAACCAAAGTAACGATTCGCAAATACCCATAAGTAAGAAGCAGGCATTTTACCCAAAATACACTTCTGTAGAAGGAATAGAGCACATTCAAATCACCGCATCTAAAGGTGCTGTAATTAGAACGGCCACTACCTTTGAAGGTGTTGTTGTAAAAGGTGTTGGTACAGATTATAATTGGACGTATTTTAAAGAGTTTCTTCGCGAAGGACGTCTACCAGAATATACGGGAGAACTAAACGAGGAAATTTTAATTTCTGAATATCTGGCGAATCGCCTCGACCTGAAACTTAATGATAAGGTAGTAACCTTCTTTCTACAACAAGGAAAAACGCAGAAGACGAGAAATCGCGGATTTAAGGTGGTGGGTATTTACAATAGTGGGTTTCAACAATTTGATGAGCAATACCTCATTGCAGATATCAGACACATACAGTTTTTAAACAAATGGGAAGATGACCAGATTGGTGCCTTTGAAGTGTTTGTGTCAGACTTTGACGATATCAACACCGTTGGTGCTGCGGTCTATCAAGATGTTGGAAGTAAGCTAGATGCGGTTACTATTAGACAGAAGTACGGGTCTATTTTTGAATGGTTGGATTTATTCGATTTTAACGTTGCGCTTATTATTGGAATTATGATTTTGGTAGCGGGAATTAATATGATAACCGCTTTGCTCGTTCTTATTTTAGAGCGTACCCAAATGATTGGAATATTAAAAGCACTAGGAAGCAGCGATTGGAGTGTGCGTAAAGTGTTTCTGTATAATGCTATGTATCTAATTTTGGTTGGCTTGTTCTGGGGAAATGTTATCGGACTCGGACTTTTACTCACGCAAAAATATTTTAAACTTTTTCCGCTAAATCCAGATACTTACTATGTAACCGAAGCACCCGTTTATCTAGATTTTGGTTTTATAGTATTGCTGAATGTAGGTACTTTTATCTTGTGTTTACTCATGCTTCTTGTACCAAGCTATATTATTGCCAAGATATCTCCTGTAAAGGCAATTAGGTTTGAGTAA
- a CDS encoding amidohydrolase yields MKSILFFLTALLILTSCAPEKISADLLVKNATIYTVNQNFDTANAFVIHDGKIAEVGKKPELELKYAIAETYDAKGATIVPGLIDAHAHLYNLGVTRQQVDLVGTTSFEEVLERVKDFQNEKNLTVIKGRGWDQNDWEVKEFPTNVALDSLFPDIPVVLTRIDGHAMIANSKALELAGITNITMVKGGEVVLDSENKLTGILIDTPMGMVYRALPAPTQTFSVAALKEAEKICLELGLTTVNDAGLSRDVIELIDSLQQAEALKIKVYAMVSNSEKNLDYFLKKGVIKTDRLTVRSVKVYADGALGSRGAAMRKEYSDKPGHFGAMITPAEDLELLANRLARAGYQMNTHAIGDSANISVLRAYKKALENYPDARWKVEHAQVVSMTDFDIFSKNIIPSIQPTHATSDMYWAEDRVGEKRIKGAYAYKRLLDIAGIVVLGTDFPVERVNPMHTFYAAVARKDLKNYPEGGFRMEDALSREETLKGMTTWAAYSNFEEAEKGSIEKGKAADFTVLDRDIMTVPVDSIPNTKVLATFINGKKVYARKDKE; encoded by the coding sequence ATGAAATCTATCCTGTTTTTCCTAACCGCTTTACTTATACTAACTTCTTGTGCCCCAGAGAAAATTTCCGCAGATCTACTCGTTAAAAATGCAACCATCTACACGGTAAATCAAAATTTTGATACCGCCAATGCGTTTGTCATTCATGATGGTAAAATTGCTGAAGTAGGTAAAAAACCTGAACTAGAATTAAAATACGCTATTGCCGAAACGTACGATGCCAAAGGGGCAACTATAGTTCCTGGTTTAATAGATGCCCATGCGCATTTGTATAACCTTGGTGTTACGCGCCAACAAGTAGATTTAGTAGGGACTACCAGTTTCGAAGAGGTTTTAGAACGTGTTAAAGACTTTCAAAATGAAAAAAATCTAACAGTTATTAAGGGTCGTGGTTGGGATCAAAACGATTGGGAGGTGAAAGAGTTTCCTACTAACGTCGCTTTAGATTCGTTGTTTCCAGACATTCCTGTAGTACTTACGCGTATAGATGGTCACGCTATGATTGCAAACAGTAAAGCCCTTGAACTCGCAGGTATCACCAATATCACCATGGTAAAAGGCGGTGAAGTTGTGCTCGATTCAGAGAATAAACTAACAGGGATACTAATTGATACTCCAATGGGAATGGTATACCGGGCATTACCAGCCCCGACTCAGACTTTTTCTGTAGCGGCACTTAAAGAAGCTGAAAAGATTTGTTTAGAGTTAGGACTAACTACTGTAAATGACGCAGGCTTATCTAGAGATGTTATTGAACTTATTGATAGCCTACAACAAGCAGAAGCGCTTAAAATTAAAGTGTATGCTATGGTAAGTAATAGCGAAAAGAACTTAGATTATTTCTTAAAGAAAGGTGTAATAAAAACCGATAGACTAACGGTGCGTTCTGTAAAAGTGTATGCAGATGGAGCCTTGGGTTCTCGTGGCGCGGCTATGCGTAAAGAATACAGTGATAAACCTGGTCATTTTGGAGCAATGATTACTCCTGCAGAAGACCTTGAGCTATTGGCTAACAGACTAGCGAGGGCAGGGTACCAAATGAATACACATGCAATAGGTGATTCTGCTAATATTTCAGTATTAAGAGCCTATAAAAAAGCCCTAGAAAACTATCCAGATGCACGTTGGAAAGTAGAACATGCACAAGTTGTATCTATGACCGATTTTGATATATTTTCAAAAAATATCATCCCTTCTATACAACCAACGCACGCTACAAGCGATATGTATTGGGCAGAAGACCGCGTAGGTGAGAAGCGTATTAAAGGTGCTTACGCATACAAAAGGCTCTTAGACATCGCAGGAATCGTTGTACTAGGAACAGACTTTCCCGTAGAACGTGTAAATCCGATGCACACTTTTTATGCTGCAGTTGCTAGAAAGGATTTAAAAAATTATCCCGAAGGTGGATTTAGAATGGAGGATGCGCTTAGTAGAGAAGAAACATTGAAAGGAATGACCACGTGGGCAGCCTATTCAAATTTTGAAGAAGCCGAGAAAGGAAGCATTGAAAAAGGTAAGGCTGCAGATTTTACCGTGCTAGACCGAGATATCATGACGGTGCCTGTAGATAGTATACCAAACACAAAAGTACTCGCCACATTTATAAATGGTAAAAAGGTATATGCTAGAAAAGATAAGGAATAA
- a CDS encoding DUF2059 domain-containing protein: MNIGRLFLTLFFTLSFIVCAFGQNFQEKIGEYLLINGTHTQYSNAYDQMFEMLERQFSNENVPSSLWEELKKNKEVEVNNVLTLLGAAYQKNFTETDISEMLAFYKSEAGRQLVVDANTLSENQRAEVSQFFGSEVGQKIASVQKELAADVSQVSEFWSRDLFKATTEKLSAKGYHLPH, translated from the coding sequence ATGAATATAGGTCGTCTTTTTTTAACGCTTTTTTTTACGCTTTCTTTTATAGTCTGTGCTTTTGGTCAAAACTTTCAGGAAAAGATAGGCGAGTACCTTCTTATAAACGGCACACATACGCAATACAGCAATGCGTATGACCAAATGTTTGAAATGTTAGAACGACAATTTTCTAATGAGAATGTACCTAGTTCGTTGTGGGAAGAGCTTAAAAAAAACAAAGAGGTTGAGGTAAATAATGTGCTTACCTTATTAGGCGCTGCGTATCAAAAAAACTTCACGGAAACCGATATTTCTGAAATGTTAGCTTTTTATAAGTCGGAAGCAGGGAGACAACTCGTTGTAGATGCGAATACCCTTTCTGAAAATCAGCGTGCTGAGGTGTCGCAATTTTTTGGCTCAGAAGTTGGGCAGAAAATTGCCTCGGTACAAAAAGAACTTGCCGCAGATGTCTCTCAGGTTTCTGAATTTTGGAGCCGTGATTTGTTTAAGGCTACTACCGAAAAATTAAGTGCTAAAGGGTATCATCTACCACACTAA
- a CDS encoding YkgJ family cysteine cluster protein translates to MDETLRKLPRKAKDTHNESKKFFAKLKKKPPKNLDVLMQDLHDAEFERTDCLTCANCCKTTGPLFTDKDVQRIAKHFRMKQQQFIETYLRVDEDNDYVLQAVPCIFLGEDNYCSIYDVRPKACREFPHTDRKKFQQISNITLKNVAICPAAYNIVEEMKRRINL, encoded by the coding sequence ATGGACGAAACCCTACGGAAACTTCCTAGAAAAGCCAAAGATACGCATAACGAGAGCAAAAAATTCTTTGCTAAACTCAAGAAAAAACCACCAAAAAATCTTGATGTTCTAATGCAAGACTTGCACGATGCCGAATTTGAGCGAACTGACTGTTTAACATGTGCCAACTGCTGTAAAACTACTGGGCCTTTATTTACAGATAAAGACGTACAACGTATTGCTAAGCATTTTAGAATGAAACAACAGCAGTTTATTGAAACGTATCTGCGCGTAGATGAAGACAACGATTATGTTTTACAAGCTGTGCCGTGTATTTTTTTAGGTGAAGATAATTACTGTAGCATTTACGATGTTAGACCTAAAGCTTGTAGAGAATTTCCACATACCGATAGAAAGAAATTTCAGCAGATTTCAAACATTACCTTGAAAAATGTGGCCATTTGTCCAGCTGCATACAATATTGTTGAAGAAATGAAACGTAGGATAAATTTGTAA
- a CDS encoding class I SAM-dependent methyltransferase codes for MTDLFGKALQDYYNGNYSEDILAATNISDEDELPLPYLFRTYAEMPKLEQHALQQCQGTVLDVGCGAGSHSLWLQKQGHDVTAIDISEGAVHVANARGVRHSQHKNVLSLQNKTFDTILLLMNGTGIFETVSKTPKHLQHLKGLLAPNGQILIDSSDLQYMYDRNEDGSIWVPANRYYGELTFTMSYKGETTEEFPWLYLDPRLFQELAENEGFLFEILAQGENFDYLAKLSVVDDTL; via the coding sequence ATGACAGATTTATTCGGAAAAGCGTTACAAGATTACTACAACGGAAACTATTCTGAAGACATTCTTGCGGCAACCAATATAAGTGACGAAGATGAATTACCGCTGCCGTATCTCTTTAGAACCTATGCTGAAATGCCCAAATTGGAACAGCACGCTCTGCAACAATGCCAAGGAACTGTTTTAGATGTTGGGTGTGGTGCTGGGAGTCATTCTCTTTGGCTACAAAAGCAAGGACATGATGTGACAGCAATAGATATTTCTGAAGGTGCTGTGCATGTTGCCAATGCCAGAGGAGTACGTCACTCACAGCATAAAAATGTTCTCAGCTTACAAAATAAAACCTTCGATACCATACTTCTTTTAATGAACGGCACCGGAATTTTTGAAACTGTCTCCAAGACTCCTAAACATCTACAACATTTAAAAGGGCTATTGGCTCCAAACGGACAGATTTTAATAGATTCTAGCGATTTGCAATACATGTACGACCGTAACGAAGATGGTAGTATTTGGGTACCTGCTAATCGGTATTACGGCGAATTAACATTTACAATGAGTTACAAGGGTGAAACAACAGAAGAATTTCCTTGGCTTTACCTAGACCCGCGTTTATTTCAAGAATTGGCTGAGAACGAAGGATTTTTATTCGAAATACTAGCTCAAGGCGAGAATTTCGATTATCTAGCGAAACTTAGTGTGGTAGATGATACCCTTTAG
- a CDS encoding membrane metalloprotease, with the protein MKTYFSKLLLLLAFSVILTACKKDDDASENDDRSENLLGLGQSAEDLLSDDIYKTLVVEIVYSNGFRPEQETIDNLRTFLNQRVNKPGGVQIVETVISPPEGAPYTTQEIRDIESTHRTRYTNGDEIAVYVFFANGNASGDTASSVTLGTAYRNTSVVIYQETLQSLQVDRFLVEATTLRHEFGHLFGLINILDDDIHPTNHEDPDSNKHCVVEDCLMYFASTIPSTLPNPTAADIPTLDPLCIADLQAKGGK; encoded by the coding sequence ATGAAGACCTACTTTTCTAAACTCCTACTGCTTCTTGCTTTTTCTGTGATACTAACTGCCTGTAAAAAGGATGATGACGCTTCCGAAAATGATGATCGTTCTGAAAATTTATTAGGTTTAGGACAATCTGCAGAAGATCTACTGTCTGACGATATTTACAAAACCTTAGTGGTAGAAATTGTTTACAGTAACGGGTTTAGACCAGAGCAAGAGACTATCGATAACTTACGCACGTTTTTAAATCAGCGTGTAAACAAACCTGGTGGCGTTCAGATTGTTGAAACTGTTATCTCACCCCCAGAAGGAGCTCCTTACACCACTCAAGAAATTAGAGATATTGAAAGTACTCACCGTACGCGCTACACCAACGGCGATGAGATTGCGGTGTATGTATTTTTTGCTAACGGTAACGCGTCTGGAGACACCGCCTCTAGTGTAACATTGGGAACAGCTTACAGAAATACCTCTGTTGTTATTTATCAGGAAACGTTGCAGAGTTTACAGGTAGATCGTTTTTTAGTTGAAGCAACTACCCTGCGTCATGAATTTGGGCATTTGTTTGGTCTAATAAACATTTTAGACGACGATATTCACCCAACAAACCATGAAGATCCGGACAGTAATAAACATTGTGTCGTAGAAGATTGCCTAATGTATTTTGCAAGTACAATTCCTAGTACATTGCCTAATCCAACCGCGGCAGATATTCCTACGCTTGATCCTTTATGTATAGCAGACCTTCAAGCTAAAGGCGGTAAGTAA
- a CDS encoding exo-beta-N-acetylmuramidase NamZ family protein, whose amino-acid sequence MRLLLFKNTILILFLAFFSCGSTQNETNEGDSGSLNNLIETGKEVSEANSRYNKRQPQDATTTMEVGDVEELNESNTKIIVGANRYNEYAALLRGKTLGIVANQTSVLNIESKPTKMDGAEVVALETMHLVDFLVSQKINVQAVFAPEHGFRGTADAGETIVDGVDKTTGLPIISLYGKNKKPSASQLAGIDLMIFDIQDVGARFYTYISTLHYIMEACAELGIPLLVLDRPNPNGHYIDGPILEPEHKSFVGMHPIPVVHGMTIAEYAQMINGEKWLANGVQCDLKIVKVAGYTHDSSYSLPIKPSPNLPNDVAISLYPSLCFFEGTFVSAGRGTDMQFQVFGAPSLPQRFYEFEFTPKSNEGAKHPKFKNERCFGKDLRNYPKMDKLNLEWLIEAYVANGKKSDFFSKFFTTLAGTEKLQEQIEKGYTYREIRKTWLPGLKDFSKTRSKYLLYE is encoded by the coding sequence ATGCGGTTACTGTTGTTCAAAAATACCATATTAATCTTGTTCCTCGCCTTTTTTTCCTGCGGAAGTACCCAGAACGAAACTAACGAAGGCGACTCGGGATCATTAAACAACCTTATTGAAACAGGAAAAGAAGTTTCCGAAGCCAACAGCCGTTACAATAAAAGACAACCTCAAGATGCTACAACTACTATGGAAGTTGGAGATGTTGAAGAACTTAATGAATCCAACACCAAAATTATAGTTGGGGCTAACAGATACAATGAATACGCTGCACTACTTCGCGGAAAGACCCTAGGTATTGTAGCCAATCAAACTTCTGTACTAAATATTGAGTCTAAACCTACTAAAATGGACGGTGCTGAAGTTGTGGCACTAGAAACAATGCATCTTGTAGATTTCCTTGTTAGTCAGAAAATAAATGTTCAAGCTGTTTTTGCCCCGGAACACGGATTTAGAGGCACTGCAGATGCAGGTGAAACGATTGTTGATGGTGTTGACAAAACAACCGGATTGCCTATAATTTCTCTCTACGGAAAAAATAAAAAACCGAGTGCTTCACAACTGGCCGGTATAGACCTCATGATTTTTGACATTCAAGATGTGGGCGCTCGTTTCTACACCTACATTTCTACCTTGCACTACATAATGGAAGCATGTGCAGAACTAGGTATACCGCTTTTAGTATTAGACAGACCCAACCCAAATGGGCATTATATAGACGGTCCTATTTTAGAGCCTGAACATAAAAGCTTTGTGGGCATGCACCCAATACCTGTGGTTCACGGCATGACCATTGCCGAATATGCGCAAATGATAAATGGTGAAAAGTGGTTGGCAAATGGTGTTCAGTGTGACCTTAAGATTGTGAAAGTAGCTGGGTATACGCACGATAGCTCGTATTCCTTACCAATTAAACCTTCGCCTAATTTACCTAATGATGTTGCCATATCACTTTATCCTAGCCTATGCTTTTTTGAAGGAACGTTTGTAAGCGCCGGCCGAGGAACCGATATGCAATTTCAGGTTTTTGGAGCACCTTCATTACCGCAGCGTTTTTACGAATTTGAATTTACGCCAAAATCTAATGAAGGAGCAAAACACCCAAAATTTAAGAATGAACGCTGCTTCGGAAAAGACTTGCGTAACTATCCTAAAATGGACAAGCTGAATTTAGAATGGCTTATTGAAGCTTATGTAGCGAACGGAAAAAAATCTGATTTCTTCAGTAAATTTTTCACCACGCTTGCGGGTACAGAGAAACTGCAGGAACAAATTGAGAAAGGCTATACGTACCGTGAAATTAGAAAAACATGGTTACCTGGTCTTAAAGATTTCAGCAAAACACGTAGTAAGTATTTATTATATGAGTAA
- a CDS encoding pyridoxal-phosphate dependent enzyme, translating to MNYAKNILETIGNTPMVKINKLAEDIPALVLAKYETFNPGNSVKDRMALQMIEDAEADGRLQPGGTIIEGTSGNTGMGLALAAIVKGYKMVCVISDKQSKEKMDILRAVGSKVVVCPTNVEPDDPRSYYSTSARLAKETPNSWYVNQYDNPSNAKAHYQSTGPEIWDQTDGKVTHFIVGVGTGGTISGVGKYLKEKNPNVKVWGIDTYGSVFKKYHETGVFDENEIYPYITEGIGEDILPKNVDFSVIDGFTKVTDKDAAIYTQKLAKVEGMFLGNSAGAAMKGILQLKHHFSKDDVVVVLFHDHGSRYVGKMFNDEWMRERGFVEDEVTVASDLIKDHADKPLVTVKTEELVSHAIERMKQYKISQIPVEDTSGFVGALDETDLLRKYLENKDVAQLPIKQVMHDAFPIVKKDTPIEEVSKLIHKENNAVLVDLGNGKYHIITKHDIISAL from the coding sequence ATGAACTACGCAAAGAACATCTTAGAAACTATTGGAAATACACCAATGGTTAAAATCAATAAATTGGCCGAAGACATTCCAGCATTGGTGTTGGCTAAATACGAAACTTTTAATCCTGGAAACTCGGTTAAAGACCGTATGGCGTTGCAAATGATTGAAGACGCCGAAGCCGATGGAAGACTACAACCCGGAGGCACTATTATAGAAGGAACCTCGGGAAACACAGGAATGGGTCTTGCGCTTGCTGCTATTGTAAAAGGCTACAAAATGGTGTGCGTAATTAGCGATAAGCAGAGTAAAGAAAAAATGGATATTCTGCGTGCTGTGGGTAGTAAAGTAGTGGTGTGCCCAACCAATGTAGAGCCGGATGACCCAAGAAGTTATTACTCAACATCGGCACGTTTGGCAAAAGAAACTCCAAATAGCTGGTATGTAAACCAATATGACAACCCGAGCAATGCCAAAGCGCATTACCAAAGTACAGGTCCAGAAATCTGGGATCAAACAGATGGTAAAGTAACACACTTTATTGTAGGTGTTGGTACGGGAGGTACCATTAGCGGTGTAGGTAAATATTTAAAAGAAAAGAATCCGAATGTGAAGGTTTGGGGCATCGATACCTACGGAAGTGTCTTTAAAAAATACCACGAAACAGGTGTTTTTGACGAAAACGAAATTTACCCGTATATCACCGAAGGTATTGGAGAAGATATTTTACCGAAAAACGTAGACTTTTCTGTTATTGATGGCTTTACTAAGGTAACCGACAAAGATGCGGCAATCTACACCCAAAAATTGGCGAAGGTGGAAGGTATGTTTTTAGGAAACTCTGCCGGAGCCGCTATGAAAGGAATCTTGCAGTTAAAGCACCATTTTTCCAAAGATGATGTGGTAGTAGTGTTGTTTCATGACCACGGAAGTAGATATGTAGGTAAAATGTTTAATGACGAATGGATGCGCGAACGTGGTTTTGTTGAAGATGAGGTTACGGTAGCTTCAGATCTAATTAAAGACCATGCAGACAAACCTTTAGTAACTGTAAAAACTGAAGAATTAGTAAGTCATGCCATTGAACGTATGAAGCAATACAAAATTTCGCAAATCCCGGTTGAGGATACCAGCGGATTTGTTGGTGCTTTAGACGAAACTGACTTGCTTCGGAAATATCTTGAAAACAAAGATGTAGCTCAGCTTCCTATTAAGCAAGTAATGCACGATGCTTTTCCTATTGTAAAGAAAGACACTCCAATTGAAGAAGTCTCTAAACTTATTCATAAAGAAAATAATGCGGTACTAGTAGACCTAGGCAACGGAAAATACCATATTATTACCAAGCACGATATTATTAGTGCACTATAA
- a CDS encoding PspC domain-containing protein: MLSLVYKIRYYFEKHGFYVSSRLADRLGMRVKSVRLFFIYVSFATLGVWFAVYLTLGFLLKLKDLIYTKRTSVFDL; encoded by the coding sequence ATGCTTAGCTTAGTTTATAAGATACGATACTATTTTGAGAAACATGGATTCTACGTGTCATCTCGCTTGGCAGACCGTTTAGGAATGCGGGTAAAAAGTGTACGCTTGTTTTTTATTTATGTGTCTTTCGCAACATTAGGAGTGTGGTTTGCGGTATACCTTACGCTAGGGTTTTTACTTAAATTGAAAGATTTAATTTATACAAAACGAACGTCGGTATTCGATTTATGA
- a CDS encoding potassium channel family protein: protein MKRLFGSKLALALLLLVVIFLIGVFGYKIISEYSWVDSFYMTVITITTVGYGTIGQLSPGEKIFTSILILSSIFIVGYAISAISEYLLSKSNIGNFKRKKVQHKIDLLKNHVIVCGYGRNGKQAVHKLEAYDKDFVVIEMSEDIVSRQLEEGMLFIEGNAVEDEMLLQAGIARAGTLICALPSDADNLFIVLSARQMNSNLKIISRATEDTSFQKLKLAGADNVILPDKIGGDHMANLVVTPDLVEFLDNLAVSGSGDSINVEQIPFEKVCSNGEEKAIKELDIRKKTGCSVIGYKSPEGNYIVNPEPSLVVKKDSKLILIGRPEQIEKLKNQYDV from the coding sequence ATGAAAAGACTGTTTGGATCTAAATTGGCGTTGGCGCTACTGTTGTTGGTAGTCATTTTTTTGATTGGTGTATTTGGTTACAAAATCATTTCAGAATACTCGTGGGTAGATTCGTTTTATATGACGGTAATCACTATTACCACGGTTGGGTATGGAACCATTGGGCAATTGTCTCCAGGTGAAAAAATATTCACCTCAATTTTAATACTTTCTAGTATTTTTATTGTGGGATATGCTATTAGTGCCATTAGTGAGTATTTACTGAGTAAAAGTAATATTGGAAATTTTAAACGAAAGAAGGTGCAACACAAAATAGACTTATTGAAAAATCACGTAATTGTGTGTGGTTATGGACGAAACGGAAAACAAGCCGTTCATAAATTGGAAGCGTACGATAAAGATTTTGTAGTCATTGAAATGAGCGAAGACATTGTTTCTAGACAATTAGAAGAAGGAATGTTGTTTATTGAGGGCAACGCCGTAGAAGACGAAATGCTTTTACAAGCTGGTATAGCAAGAGCAGGAACACTTATCTGTGCGCTACCAAGCGATGCAGACAATCTGTTTATCGTGTTATCTGCGCGACAGATGAATTCCAATTTAAAAATTATTAGTCGCGCTACCGAAGATACAAGCTTTCAAAAATTAAAATTGGCGGGTGCCGATAATGTGATTTTACCAGATAAAATTGGAGGAGACCATATGGCAAATCTTGTAGTAACACCAGATTTGGTCGAATTTTTAGATAATCTAGCCGTTTCTGGAAGTGGCGACAGTATAAATGTAGAACAAATACCTTTCGAAAAAGTATGTTCTAACGGCGAAGAAAAAGCAATTAAGGAGTTAGATATACGTAAGAAAACAGGGTGTAGTGTAATTGGCTACAAATCTCCTGAAGGCAACTATATTGTAAATCCAGAACCGTCTTTGGTGGTTAAAAAAGATTCAAAACTAATTTTGATTGGGCGTCCAGAGCAGATCGAAAAGCTGAAAAATCAATATGACGTTTAA